A portion of the Stigmatella aurantiaca DW4/3-1 genome contains these proteins:
- a CDS encoding peptidase domain-containing ABC transporter — MKTDEASPQPSPLTHRFPALQNLQARARGRRIPIVHQLSETECGAACLAMTMGFHGRPTRLEQVRQTMGAARDGVSALDILRAARSFGMRGRGVSIGPEALRYLPTGTILHWQFSHFVVFERLGRDCVHVVDPGHGRRRVPMERFRQSFTGVALLLEPGEHFETRKAQPRNASRYALQVIQQSHSLGRILTVSLVLQLFALAVPALTGIIIDRVVPRGDQHLLLVVGLGLLSLAGFQLLTSLIRGHLLLELRTRMDSSMTLSFLEHLVSLSYAFFQVRAAGDLLARLNSNSTVREILSSSAISGVLDGVLVVLYLVLLVAVSPFMALLVLGLSLLQILILLLSTHRQRALLSENLEVEAKSQSYQIEMLTGIQTLKAFGVEHQAVQRFSELLVNVLNVSLKRGQLAAWVDALTGTLRMASPLILLTFGALQVLAGKMSLGTMMGLNALAGALLVPLANLVTTGTQLQLLRSYIERIDDVLDTPPERAPGQLGRSITLRGGIELDNVAFRYSPLAPLVVQDVSVRIAPGQFVAIVGRSGAGKSTLASLLLGLYLPTSGRVLFDAQDLSELDLHSVRSQLGVVPQEPAFFSSSLRANIALSDPGKPLESITEAARLAQLHEDIMAMPMGYDTPLVDQGASLSGGQRQRLALARALMQKPAVLLLDEATSALDAITERKVQQALAGLSCTRIVIAHRLSTVVEADLILVMDEGRLVESGSHEELLSRGGFYSRLVSAQVRQTGRLE, encoded by the coding sequence ATGAAGACCGATGAAGCCAGTCCCCAGCCCTCGCCCCTCACCCACCGCTTTCCCGCCCTGCAGAACCTCCAGGCCCGCGCACGCGGGCGCCGCATCCCCATTGTCCACCAGCTCTCGGAGACCGAGTGCGGCGCCGCCTGCCTGGCGATGACGATGGGTTTCCACGGCCGCCCCACACGGCTGGAGCAGGTACGCCAGACCATGGGGGCCGCGCGTGATGGCGTCTCGGCCCTGGACATCCTCCGGGCAGCCCGGTCTTTCGGCATGCGGGGACGGGGCGTCTCCATCGGCCCGGAGGCGCTGCGCTACCTGCCCACCGGCACCATCCTCCACTGGCAATTCTCACACTTCGTCGTCTTCGAGCGGCTCGGCCGGGACTGCGTTCACGTCGTGGACCCCGGGCACGGCCGGCGCCGCGTGCCCATGGAGCGCTTTCGCCAGTCCTTCACCGGCGTGGCCTTGCTGCTCGAACCTGGAGAGCACTTCGAGACGCGCAAGGCCCAGCCCCGCAATGCCTCCCGCTATGCCCTCCAGGTCATCCAGCAATCCCACTCACTGGGCCGCATCCTCACCGTCTCCCTGGTGCTTCAGCTCTTCGCGCTGGCGGTGCCCGCGCTCACCGGCATCATCATCGACCGCGTGGTGCCCCGGGGGGACCAGCACCTGCTGCTCGTGGTGGGGCTGGGACTCCTGTCGCTGGCTGGCTTCCAGCTTCTGACGTCCCTCATCCGGGGCCACCTGCTGCTGGAGCTGCGCACGCGCATGGACTCCAGCATGACGCTCAGCTTCCTGGAGCACCTCGTCAGCCTCTCCTACGCCTTCTTCCAGGTCCGTGCCGCGGGAGATCTCCTGGCCCGCCTCAACAGCAACTCCACCGTGCGAGAAATCCTCTCCTCCAGTGCCATCTCCGGGGTGCTGGATGGTGTGCTCGTGGTCCTCTACCTCGTGCTGCTGGTGGCGGTGAGCCCCTTCATGGCGCTGCTCGTCCTGGGACTCAGCCTGCTGCAAATCCTCATCCTGCTGCTCTCCACCCACCGGCAGCGCGCCTTGCTGTCCGAGAACCTGGAGGTGGAGGCCAAGAGCCAGAGCTATCAGATTGAAATGCTCACCGGCATCCAGACGCTCAAGGCCTTCGGTGTGGAACACCAAGCGGTGCAGCGCTTCTCGGAACTCCTCGTCAACGTGCTCAATGTCTCGCTGAAGCGGGGCCAGCTCGCCGCCTGGGTAGATGCGCTCACGGGCACCTTGCGCATGGCCTCTCCCCTCATCCTGCTCACCTTCGGCGCGCTGCAAGTGCTGGCGGGGAAAATGTCGCTGGGCACCATGATGGGCCTGAACGCCTTGGCCGGCGCCCTGCTCGTGCCGTTGGCCAACCTGGTCACCACCGGCACCCAGCTCCAGCTCCTGCGCAGCTACATCGAGCGCATCGACGACGTGCTGGATACCCCTCCCGAGCGCGCCCCAGGCCAGCTGGGACGCTCCATCACGCTGCGCGGCGGCATCGAGCTGGACAACGTGGCATTCCGCTACTCTCCCCTGGCGCCGCTGGTGGTGCAGGACGTGTCGGTGCGCATCGCGCCCGGACAGTTCGTGGCCATCGTCGGCCGCTCGGGGGCGGGCAAGTCCACCCTGGCCAGCCTGCTGCTCGGCCTGTACTTGCCTACCTCTGGACGCGTGCTCTTCGACGCGCAGGATCTCTCCGAGCTGGACTTGCACTCGGTGCGCAGCCAGCTCGGCGTCGTGCCCCAGGAGCCCGCCTTCTTCAGCTCCTCGCTGCGTGCCAACATCGCGCTCTCGGATCCGGGGAAGCCGCTCGAGTCCATCACCGAGGCGGCGCGGCTGGCCCAGCTCCATGAGGACATCATGGCCATGCCGATGGGCTATGACACGCCCTTGGTGGATCAGGGGGCTTCCCTCTCTGGTGGCCAGCGGCAGCGGCTGGCCCTGGCCCGGGCGCTGATGCAAAAGCCCGCCGTGCTCCTGCTCGACGAGGCCACCAGTGCCTTGGATGCCATCACCGAGCGCAAGGTGCAGCAGGCCCTGGCGGGTCTGAGCTGCACGCGCATCGTGATTGCCCACCGGCTGAGCACCGTGGTGGAGGCAGACCTCATCCTGGTCATGGACGAGGGCCGTCTGGTGGAGTCAGGCTCGCACGAGGAACTGCTCTCACGCGGGGGATTCTACTCGCGGCTGGTGAGCGCCCAGGTGCGGCAGACAGGACGACTGGAGTAA
- a CDS encoding efflux RND transporter periplasmic adaptor subunit — MSAEDRPRIFREEALRHHEGAQQEGELLRIAPEWTRWTYWVLLALLLSTLAYSALGTLPEYASGPAVVEVEGRSNLSVDTPGLVASVKVKTGQRVEAGQPLVTFLAQGETASLDRIQREFELQLLRVLREPTDESARQTLTSLRAERELAQARQQDRTLRAPHAGVVGSLRVRPGQYISPGASVVTLIGDDVHVTLLALLPGGYRPMLEPGRALRVEFNGFPHEYHEMRIESVGDQIIGPNEARRFLGPDVADALTLSGPLVMVRARIDSPTFLSKRRAFNFFDGMQARADARVRSERILVALVPGLKGALGYEDR; from the coding sequence ATGAGCGCTGAAGACCGTCCCCGCATCTTCCGCGAGGAAGCCCTGCGCCACCACGAGGGAGCCCAGCAAGAGGGCGAACTGCTGCGCATCGCTCCGGAGTGGACGCGATGGACCTACTGGGTCCTGCTCGCCCTCCTGCTCTCCACGCTGGCCTACTCCGCGCTGGGCACCCTGCCCGAGTACGCCTCCGGCCCCGCTGTGGTGGAGGTGGAGGGGCGCAGCAACCTGTCCGTGGACACCCCAGGCCTCGTGGCGTCCGTGAAGGTGAAGACGGGTCAACGCGTGGAGGCGGGACAACCGCTGGTGACCTTCCTTGCTCAGGGAGAGACCGCCTCCCTGGACCGCATCCAGCGTGAGTTCGAGCTTCAGCTCTTGCGGGTGCTGAGAGAGCCCACGGACGAGTCGGCCCGGCAGACGCTCACCTCGCTGCGTGCCGAGCGGGAACTGGCCCAGGCCCGGCAACAGGACCGCACCCTGCGCGCGCCCCATGCCGGGGTGGTGGGCTCCCTGCGCGTCCGCCCCGGCCAGTACATCTCGCCCGGCGCCAGCGTCGTCACCCTCATCGGCGATGACGTGCACGTGACGCTGCTGGCCCTGCTGCCAGGAGGCTACCGGCCCATGCTCGAGCCGGGCCGCGCGCTGCGCGTCGAGTTCAACGGCTTTCCCCACGAGTATCATGAGATGCGCATCGAATCGGTGGGAGACCAGATCATCGGCCCCAATGAGGCCCGCCGGTTCCTGGGCCCGGACGTCGCGGACGCCCTCACCCTCTCGGGTCCCCTGGTGATGGTGCGGGCACGCATCGACTCGCCCACGTTCCTCAGCAAGCGGCGCGCCTTCAACTTCTTCGATGGCATGCAAGCACGCGCCGATGCCCGCGTTCGCTCCGAACGCATCCTCGTGGCCCTCGTGCCCGGCTTGAAGGGAGCCCTGGGATATGAAGACCGATGA
- a CDS encoding S8 family serine peptidase, translating into MMGWMKPGARQAVPGKRTLVALVLGPLLALQGCTNKEESGAATPRAPRGTTLARPLASGARVLRDSNGAEYVAGQLLVRFKKGAGHLVATAAHAQRGAQVLRTYRSQPELQLVTVPEASLKEVLASYLKDPRIEHAEPNFVYRIHALPDDARFGDLWGMHNTGQSGGTADVDINAPEAWELTRGTRTSGVVAVIDTGFDYTHPDLQDNLWTNPGEIPGNHVDDDGNGFIDDVHGINAITHSGDPLDDNEHGTHCAGTIAGRGNNATGVVGVNWSAQLMGCKFLDSGGSGTLADAVTCLDYVHLMKTRALHPVNVIATNNSWGGGAFSQELQDAIIQHRDDGILFVAAAGNNNTDNDALASYPGSYFLSNVISVAAHDRNDTLASFSNYGQRTVHLAAPGVEILSSVPNGKYDSFDGTSMAAPHVTGVVGLLKAQDPSRDWRQIKNLVLAGAVSSTAAQGKTLTGGRLRASDSGGKGSLTCNNQVFSSRVRPLLPTASVAVQEPLQIVAYHIRCDAPAGALAVNVTPGNETFLLQDNGQHGDEVAGDGMYTGYFEPGAAGTYTLSFPEGEPLTVHTALSYTRKEVPAEWRAFTGTSLQQGDDTVSSLATPFPIPFAQGPGQTLLNISMNGAVSFTSDTIGFHNGPLPAAPHATFVAPFWDDLYPGPASEDNVYWDVLGVAPHRELVIEWRNVHHRDTRAAAPADTLNFQVVFFEDKPDILFNYRDVLVNDSTLDKGASATVGVQTADLAAVQYSSDVPSLKNDSSILWRIQTPTTAPVVQPLAVSPATLTEGDTITVTTSFDDADGATDSPWTVQLDTDFPGWLTPEATQEITQQGPISLSAPALESGTVLVAVRVTDASGTRSTLEKFPLTVADVAPVLGALSATGVPQENKPTALSVSFTDPGLDAPWKVEWDLDHDGQTFSADRTSIVTQAGRVTLEHSFPQDGTFTVAARVTDKDGVQSNIQVLEITVEDLAPALSPLRGTTSLQEGEAFQLISAFSNPGDNAKPWKVQWDHDYDGTTFTVDAEESRLTDGDITLSGLATDSGQFRYALRVVDADGSVSDVQALTLDIAEVNPVAKGLKAQFLTGKGTEPSTVTFELSAVSGAQEASTDPIKAFLWDFDGDGTFDALSTTPQALHSFRDNPAGGNTFTSLVRVMDEDSFTELTIPVTIDNAPPTLTLPPRTDAVEGSLLALRLTATDPGADTLTFSVSGAPAGLSVTADGLLLWTPHRQQSSGEGRPHLFTVTVTDDDGASDSQPITLTVWWKDADGDGMADSWEREHGLDPTRHDADEDLDGDGVSNLTEFLSEHGGPRIPEAAVAGHPLSGEQVNTPELVLTAQNVKDAGNLATVRYQFQLFADRTLTLPIRDVTVDQVPGADTSATLTDGTESETLEDLQDDHVYAWRVRATDGSLHGAWSEVQSITFNPINDAPNAPRTAHPLAETQVPTDKLTLITDNALDADDGTLTYTFELARDQAMTQTVLTSGATAAGAHGSTAWIVPSSLMPFTTYYWRVTATDPHGATSHSDVSSFSTYLGRPSNREPGLPVLAEPSMDSAVSLFTPTLVAHAARDPDGDALAYVFELDTSPTFNSPNRMASAALEADPDSKVRWQTPALTENTRYFWRARALDGFSASEWSLHSFKVNTRNDAPSAPVALNPFDAILSTRRLTLRVQNAVDPDGDVLTYFFEVRLADGTLVATGNGVSEGDRGHTSFTLPSALVRGERYFWTAYAKDAAGALSPPTAEAHFRISRAHHPSDPSEPGDERYAGCSAGETSLGGMLPLLLMALGMGLRPRRQPRTLRAPSR; encoded by the coding sequence ATGATGGGTTGGATGAAGCCGGGGGCGCGACAAGCCGTGCCCGGCAAGAGGACGCTGGTCGCCCTGGTCCTCGGGCCACTCCTGGCGCTTCAGGGGTGCACGAACAAGGAGGAATCCGGAGCGGCCACGCCCCGCGCCCCGCGCGGGACCACACTGGCACGCCCCCTCGCCTCCGGGGCACGGGTTCTTCGAGATTCGAATGGCGCCGAGTATGTCGCGGGCCAATTGCTGGTGCGTTTCAAGAAGGGCGCCGGACATCTCGTGGCGACGGCGGCCCATGCGCAACGGGGCGCCCAGGTGCTGCGCACCTACCGCTCACAACCCGAGTTGCAACTGGTCACGGTGCCCGAGGCCTCCCTGAAGGAGGTCCTGGCGTCGTATCTGAAAGACCCCCGCATCGAGCACGCGGAGCCCAACTTCGTCTATCGCATCCACGCGCTCCCGGACGACGCGCGCTTCGGCGATCTGTGGGGCATGCACAACACCGGCCAGTCGGGAGGGACGGCCGACGTGGACATCAACGCCCCCGAGGCCTGGGAGCTGACCCGGGGCACCCGCACCTCCGGTGTGGTGGCGGTGATCGACACGGGGTTCGACTACACCCATCCCGATCTCCAGGACAACCTGTGGACCAACCCGGGCGAGATTCCGGGCAATCACGTGGACGACGACGGCAACGGGTTCATCGACGACGTCCACGGCATCAACGCGATCACCCACAGCGGCGATCCCCTGGATGACAACGAGCACGGCACGCACTGTGCGGGGACCATCGCCGGCCGTGGCAACAACGCCACCGGCGTGGTGGGCGTGAACTGGTCCGCCCAGCTGATGGGCTGCAAGTTCCTGGACTCCGGGGGCAGCGGCACCCTGGCGGATGCGGTGACGTGCCTCGATTACGTCCACCTGATGAAGACGCGGGCCCTTCACCCGGTCAACGTCATCGCCACCAACAACTCCTGGGGAGGCGGTGCCTTTTCCCAGGAACTTCAAGACGCCATCATCCAACACCGTGACGACGGCATCCTCTTCGTGGCCGCGGCGGGCAATAACAACACCGACAACGACGCCCTCGCCTCCTATCCAGGCAGCTACTTCCTCTCCAACGTCATCTCCGTGGCCGCGCACGATCGCAACGACACCTTGGCCAGCTTCTCCAACTACGGCCAGCGCACGGTGCACCTCGCCGCGCCGGGGGTCGAGATCCTCAGCAGCGTGCCGAACGGGAAGTATGACTCCTTCGATGGCACCTCGATGGCCGCCCCGCACGTGACCGGCGTGGTTGGACTGCTCAAGGCACAGGATCCGAGCCGCGATTGGCGGCAGATCAAGAACCTGGTGCTCGCGGGGGCGGTGAGCTCCACCGCCGCCCAGGGGAAAACCCTGACGGGCGGCCGTCTGCGCGCTTCGGACAGCGGCGGCAAGGGCTCGCTGACGTGTAACAACCAGGTCTTCTCGAGCCGGGTGCGCCCCCTGCTGCCCACCGCTTCCGTGGCCGTCCAGGAGCCGCTTCAGATTGTCGCCTATCACATCCGCTGCGACGCGCCCGCGGGCGCTCTGGCCGTCAACGTGACGCCTGGCAACGAGACATTCTTGCTACAAGACAACGGCCAGCATGGGGACGAGGTGGCCGGTGATGGCATGTACACGGGTTACTTCGAGCCGGGCGCCGCGGGCACCTATACCCTCTCTTTTCCAGAGGGTGAGCCCCTGACCGTCCACACCGCCCTGAGCTACACGCGGAAAGAAGTCCCCGCGGAGTGGCGCGCCTTCACGGGCACCTCCCTGCAACAGGGCGACGATACCGTCTCCTCGCTCGCCACGCCCTTTCCCATTCCGTTCGCCCAGGGCCCGGGCCAGACCTTGCTGAACATCAGCATGAACGGGGCCGTGTCGTTCACCAGCGACACCATCGGTTTCCACAACGGCCCGCTGCCAGCCGCTCCCCATGCCACGTTCGTGGCGCCGTTCTGGGACGATCTCTACCCAGGCCCAGCCAGTGAGGACAACGTGTACTGGGATGTGCTGGGCGTGGCCCCCCACCGAGAACTCGTGATCGAGTGGCGCAACGTCCACCACCGCGATACCCGCGCGGCAGCCCCCGCCGATACACTCAACTTCCAGGTGGTCTTCTTCGAAGACAAGCCAGACATCCTCTTCAATTACCGGGACGTCCTCGTCAACGACAGCACCTTGGACAAAGGCGCCAGTGCCACCGTGGGCGTGCAGACGGCCGATCTGGCGGCGGTCCAGTACAGCAGCGACGTGCCCTCGCTGAAAAACGACTCCTCCATCCTCTGGAGAATCCAGACGCCCACCACCGCGCCGGTGGTGCAACCCCTCGCCGTCTCTCCGGCCACCCTCACCGAGGGCGACACGATCACCGTCACCACCTCCTTCGATGATGCGGATGGCGCCACGGACAGTCCCTGGACGGTCCAGCTCGACACGGACTTCCCGGGTTGGCTGACCCCCGAGGCCACCCAGGAAATCACCCAGCAGGGGCCCATCTCCCTCTCGGCCCCCGCGCTTGAGAGCGGAACGGTGCTCGTCGCGGTGCGCGTCACGGACGCCAGTGGGACCCGCTCCACCCTGGAGAAGTTCCCCCTCACCGTGGCCGATGTGGCCCCCGTGCTGGGCGCGCTCAGCGCCACCGGCGTCCCTCAGGAGAACAAGCCCACCGCCCTGAGCGTCTCCTTCACCGATCCAGGGCTGGATGCCCCCTGGAAAGTGGAATGGGACCTCGACCACGACGGCCAGACGTTCTCCGCGGACCGGACCTCCATCGTCACCCAGGCAGGCCGCGTCACCCTCGAACACAGCTTTCCTCAGGATGGCACGTTCACCGTCGCCGCCCGGGTCACCGACAAGGATGGGGTTCAGAGCAACATCCAGGTGTTGGAGATCACCGTCGAGGATCTGGCTCCAGCCTTGAGCCCCCTTCGGGGAACAACCTCTCTGCAAGAGGGCGAAGCCTTCCAGCTCATCTCGGCCTTCAGCAACCCGGGGGACAACGCCAAGCCCTGGAAGGTCCAGTGGGATCATGACTACGACGGCACCACCTTCACCGTGGACGCGGAGGAATCCCGGCTCACCGATGGAGACATCACCCTCTCTGGCCTCGCCACGGACTCTGGCCAGTTCCGGTACGCCCTGCGGGTGGTGGATGCCGACGGCAGCGTCTCCGATGTACAGGCCCTCACGCTGGACATCGCCGAGGTGAACCCAGTCGCCAAAGGGCTGAAGGCGCAATTTCTGACAGGCAAAGGCACGGAGCCCTCCACGGTCACCTTTGAGCTGTCAGCCGTGAGCGGGGCACAGGAGGCCAGCACCGATCCCATCAAGGCCTTCCTCTGGGATTTCGATGGCGATGGAACGTTCGATGCCCTGAGCACCACGCCCCAAGCGCTGCACTCCTTCCGCGACAACCCCGCTGGGGGCAACACCTTCACCTCCCTCGTGCGCGTGATGGATGAAGACAGCTTCACCGAGCTGACCATCCCCGTCACCATTGACAACGCGCCCCCCACCCTGACGCTTCCGCCCCGCACGGATGCCGTGGAGGGGAGCCTGCTCGCGCTGCGCCTGACCGCCACGGATCCGGGCGCGGACACATTGACCTTCAGCGTCAGCGGCGCCCCCGCGGGCCTGAGCGTGACGGCAGATGGCCTGCTGTTGTGGACGCCCCACCGCCAACAGAGCAGCGGAGAGGGGCGCCCCCACCTCTTCACCGTCACCGTCACCGATGACGACGGCGCCTCGGATTCACAACCCATCACCCTGACCGTCTGGTGGAAGGACGCCGATGGCGATGGGATGGCGGACAGCTGGGAACGGGAGCACGGTCTGGATCCCACGCGCCACGACGCGGACGAGGACCTGGACGGCGATGGGGTCAGCAACCTCACCGAATTCCTCTCCGAGCACGGGGGACCCCGCATTCCCGAGGCCGCGGTGGCCGGACACCCCTTGTCGGGCGAACAGGTGAACACGCCTGAACTCGTGCTCACCGCCCAGAACGTGAAGGATGCCGGCAACCTCGCCACGGTGCGCTACCAGTTCCAGCTCTTCGCGGACCGGACCCTCACTCTGCCGATCCGCGACGTCACGGTGGACCAGGTTCCAGGAGCGGACACCTCGGCCACGCTGACGGATGGGACGGAGAGCGAGACGCTGGAGGACCTTCAGGACGACCACGTCTATGCCTGGCGTGTGCGTGCCACGGATGGCTCGCTCCACGGTGCCTGGAGCGAGGTGCAATCCATCACCTTCAATCCCATCAACGATGCGCCCAATGCGCCCCGCACCGCGCACCCGTTGGCCGAGACCCAGGTTCCCACGGACAAGCTCACGCTCATCACCGACAATGCGCTCGACGCCGACGATGGGACCCTCACCTATACGTTCGAGCTGGCCAGGGATCAGGCGATGACCCAGACAGTGCTCACCTCCGGCGCCACCGCGGCAGGCGCTCACGGAAGCACGGCCTGGATCGTGCCCTCTTCCCTCATGCCCTTCACCACGTATTACTGGCGTGTCACCGCAACGGACCCGCACGGGGCCACGTCCCACAGCGACGTGTCATCCTTCTCCACCTATCTCGGCCGGCCTTCCAACCGTGAACCGGGCCTTCCCGTGCTCGCCGAGCCCTCCATGGACAGCGCCGTCTCCCTGTTCACCCCGACGCTCGTGGCGCATGCCGCCCGAGATCCCGATGGGGACGCGCTCGCCTATGTCTTCGAGCTGGACACCAGCCCCACCTTCAACAGCCCGAACCGCATGGCGTCCGCCGCGCTGGAAGCGGACCCGGACAGCAAGGTGCGATGGCAGACCCCTGCCTTGACGGAGAACACGCGCTACTTCTGGCGCGCCCGAGCCCTGGACGGCTTCTCCGCGAGCGAGTGGTCACTCCACTCGTTCAAGGTCAACACGCGCAACGACGCCCCCTCCGCGCCAGTCGCGCTCAACCCCTTCGATGCCATCCTCTCCACCCGGAGGCTCACCCTGCGGGTCCAGAATGCCGTGGACCCCGATGGGGATGTGCTCACCTACTTCTTCGAGGTGCGGCTGGCCGACGGGACGCTGGTGGCCACGGGAAATGGCGTCTCCGAGGGAGACCGGGGGCACACCTCGTTCACCCTCCCCTCCGCCCTCGTCCGAGGAGAGCGGTACTTCTGGACCGCCTACGCGAAGGACGCCGCCGGGGCGTTGAGCCCCCCTACGGCCGAGGCCCACTTCAGGATCTCCAGGGCCCACCACCCCTCCGACCCCTCCGAGCCTGGCGATGAGCGATATGCGGGATGCAGCGCGGGGGAGACTTCGCTGGGGGGCATGCTGCCCCTGCTGCTCATGGCGCTCGGGATGGGCCTCCGGCCCCGCCGCCAGCCGCGAACGCTCCGGGCCCCTTCTCGCTGA
- the pcnB gene encoding polynucleotide adenylyltransferase PcnB yields the protein MTRDSTETPPADGPSLPAPDDAREASSPEVLTVSEPATEAPPMSDAAPQDVAPQVDSLDLPLPTEPPEPRAELLEPPPEALAAETASPEPELVAPTTTPTGEPPAIDPSELDPDALKVVLRLHQHGHQAYLVGGCVRDLLLGRRPKDFDVATSAHPGEVRATFRNCRLIGRRFRLAHVYFKGGKIIEVSTFRANPLEMEAPEEEGAENGNGNGDDLLITHDNVFGTAEQDARRRDFTINGLFYDVTEGRVIDYVRGRRDLDERYIRTIGDPEIRMREDPVRILRAVRFASKLGLDIESRTYAAMEGAVEDLPRCAPARLLEETFRLIRGGVAAPSLKLLSALDALKILLPPVDAYLRRSRESERTFYAFAEALDRRVATGEPLDDAILLATLLVPISRAAPPPEEAEDVQPSVAQSIEELLAGFVQSARLPRRIAERCRLLLLAQRTLSGERRRRGAAFRRHPLFGEALTVFELSVEATGEFREALGAWRSGEVPPARVEAPAAEGEAGRKRRRRRRRRGGRKTGRPEAGSAEAGSSEAASAEASGDAPEGDEADGFDSEDAEGEADAPESADSES from the coding sequence ATGACGCGAGATTCGACAGAAACACCGCCCGCCGATGGACCGTCCCTGCCTGCGCCCGATGACGCGCGCGAGGCCTCCTCTCCCGAGGTGCTGACGGTCTCCGAGCCCGCGACCGAGGCCCCCCCCATGTCCGATGCAGCACCGCAGGATGTCGCACCGCAGGTGGATTCCCTGGATTTACCCCTTCCGACCGAGCCCCCGGAACCCCGGGCCGAACTCCTCGAACCCCCTCCCGAGGCGCTGGCCGCCGAGACCGCCAGCCCCGAACCGGAACTCGTTGCGCCCACCACCACGCCCACCGGTGAGCCCCCCGCGATCGATCCCTCGGAGCTCGACCCGGATGCCCTCAAGGTGGTGCTCCGGCTGCACCAGCACGGCCACCAGGCCTATCTGGTGGGCGGGTGCGTGAGGGATCTGCTCCTGGGGCGCAGGCCCAAGGACTTCGACGTGGCCACCAGCGCCCACCCGGGCGAGGTGCGCGCCACCTTCCGCAACTGCCGCCTCATCGGGCGCCGGTTCCGGCTGGCCCATGTGTACTTCAAGGGGGGGAAGATCATCGAGGTCTCCACCTTCCGCGCCAACCCCTTGGAGATGGAGGCCCCCGAGGAGGAGGGGGCCGAGAACGGCAACGGCAATGGGGATGATCTGCTCATCACCCATGACAACGTTTTCGGCACCGCCGAGCAGGATGCCCGCCGCCGCGATTTCACCATCAACGGTCTCTTCTATGACGTCACCGAGGGCCGGGTGATCGATTATGTGCGCGGCCGGAGGGATCTCGACGAGCGGTACATCCGCACCATTGGCGATCCGGAGATCCGCATGCGCGAGGATCCGGTCCGCATCCTCCGGGCCGTGCGCTTCGCGAGCAAGCTGGGCCTGGACATCGAGTCGCGCACCTACGCGGCCATGGAAGGGGCGGTGGAGGATCTGCCCCGCTGCGCCCCGGCCCGGCTGCTGGAGGAGACCTTCCGCCTCATCCGGGGCGGGGTGGCGGCCCCCAGCCTCAAGCTCCTCTCCGCGCTGGATGCGCTGAAAATCCTTCTTCCGCCCGTGGACGCGTACCTGAGGCGGAGCCGTGAGAGCGAGCGGACCTTCTACGCCTTCGCCGAGGCGCTGGACCGGCGGGTGGCGACGGGGGAGCCGCTCGACGATGCCATCCTCCTGGCCACGTTGCTGGTGCCCATCAGCCGTGCGGCCCCGCCTCCGGAGGAAGCAGAGGACGTCCAGCCCTCGGTCGCCCAGTCCATCGAGGAGCTGCTCGCGGGGTTCGTGCAGAGTGCCCGTCTGCCGCGCCGGATCGCCGAGCGGTGCCGGCTGCTGCTGCTGGCCCAGCGCACGCTCTCGGGAGAGCGCCGCCGCCGGGGCGCGGCCTTCCGGAGGCATCCGCTCTTCGGTGAGGCACTGACGGTCTTCGAGCTCTCCGTCGAGGCCACCGGCGAGTTCCGTGAGGCCTTGGGGGCGTGGAGGAGCGGAGAGGTGCCGCCGGCGCGCGTCGAGGCACCGGCCGCGGAAGGGGAGGCGGGACGCAAGCGCCGCCGCCGCCGCCGCCGCCGGGGGGGGCGCAAAACGGGGCGTCCAGAGGCGGGAAGTGCCGAGGCTGGGAGTTCCGAAGCCGCCAGCGCCGAGGCTTCGGGGGATGCCCCCGAAGGCGACGAGGCGGACGGCTTCGACTCCGAGGACGCGGAGGGCGAGGCCGACGCGCCGGAGTCCGCGGACTCCGAATCGTGA
- a CDS encoding mersacidin/lichenicidin family type 2 lantibiotic produces the protein MNPKNIIRAWKDPAFRASLSPEERAALPESPSGQPLSELSEEELLGITGGQVSKGEIGPSTGCTGPVRPTCGIVICPITRDMAI, from the coding sequence ATGAACCCGAAGAACATCATTCGTGCCTGGAAAGACCCTGCCTTCCGCGCAAGCCTTTCCCCCGAGGAGCGCGCGGCTCTGCCCGAGAGTCCCTCCGGTCAGCCGCTGTCCGAACTCAGTGAAGAGGAGCTGCTCGGCATCACGGGCGGGCAGGTGTCCAAAGGGGAAATCGGCCCGTCAACGGGCTGCACCGGTCCTGTCCGCCCCACCTGCGGCATCGTCATCTGCCCCATCACCCGGGATATGGCGATTTGA